In Neodiprion pinetum isolate iyNeoPine1 chromosome 6, iyNeoPine1.2, whole genome shotgun sequence, one genomic interval encodes:
- the LOC138191092 gene encoding LOW QUALITY PROTEIN: cytochrome c oxidase subunit 3-like (The sequence of the model RefSeq protein was modified relative to this genomic sequence to represent the inferred CDS: deleted 1 base in 1 codon; substituted 5 bases at 5 genomic stop codons) translates to LILGILITILIIIQXXRDIIRERTYQGLHTSNVIIGIKLGIILFIISEIFFFLSFFLAFFYRSLSPSIEIGRIXPHKNITPFNSYDIPLLNTIILVSSEATITXAHHRLINNIKKEIIKRILLTIILGITFSILQXYEYLEAPFTIADSVYGSTFFIDTGFHGIHVLIGTTFIIIHLFRVYLNHYSNFHHFGFEAAA, encoded by the exons ttaatctTAGGAATTCTAATCACCATcttaattataattcaatgATGACGAGACATCATTCGAGAAAGAACTTATCAAGGATTACATACATCAAATGTAATAATAGGAATAAAAttaggaataattttattcattatttcagaaatttttttctttttatctttttttttg gcattTTTTTATAGGTCCCTCTCACCTTCAATTGAAATTGGGAGAATATGACCCCACAAAAATATTACACCATTTAACTCTTATGATATTCCTTTAttaaatacaattattttagTTTCTTCAGAAGCAACAATTACATGAGCCCACCAtagattaataaataatataaaaaaggaaataattaaaagaataTTATTAACAATCATTTTAGGTATTACTTTCTCAATCTTACAATGATACGAATATTTAGAAGCACCATTTACAATAGCAGACTCAGTTTACGgatcaactttttttattgataCAGGATTCCACGGAATTCATGTTTTAATTGGTACAACATTTATTATAATTCACTTATTTCGAGTATATTTAAATcattattctaattttcatcactttggATTTGAAGCAGCAGCATGA